Proteins encoded in a region of the Candidatus Woesearchaeota archaeon genome:
- a CDS encoding GTP-binding protein: MGSVEERIKELEHLIATCQYNKRTQKAIGLYKAQLAKLKAKQEARSGKSGKGEGYQVRKTGDGTVILLGFPSVGKSTLLNQLTGANSEVGEYAFTTLTVVPGVLRFNHAKIQVLDVPGIVKGAASGKGRGREVLACMRSADLCLILLDAHHPEHLSVIKKEVFETNIRLDQTRPDVKIKKKTRGGISIGTTVKLSRIDPDTIEAILKEFRINNADVVIREDIDADQLIDVIEGNRVYMPSLVVLNKIDELSKKELEAVKRKVHPDICISAKNNEHVEELKALIFEKLGLISVFLKEPGKAADMEEPLIMFRGASVRDVCEKLHKDFVKNFKFARVWGRSAKFGGQKVMLGHCLENGDVLELHIR, from the coding sequence GTGGGCAGTGTTGAAGAGCGCATAAAGGAGCTTGAGCATCTTATTGCAACGTGCCAGTACAATAAGCGCACGCAGAAAGCCATAGGGCTCTACAAAGCACAACTAGCCAAGTTAAAGGCGAAGCAGGAAGCGAGGTCTGGCAAGAGCGGGAAGGGTGAAGGATACCAAGTAAGGAAGACGGGTGACGGCACGGTTATCTTGCTTGGCTTCCCCTCCGTTGGAAAGTCCACGCTTCTCAATCAATTAACGGGTGCCAACTCCGAGGTGGGCGAGTATGCTTTCACGACGCTCACCGTCGTCCCCGGCGTTCTTCGTTTCAATCACGCAAAGATTCAGGTTCTTGACGTTCCAGGCATCGTCAAGGGAGCCGCAAGCGGGAAGGGGAGGGGAAGAGAAGTGCTTGCGTGTATGCGAAGTGCAGATCTCTGTCTCATCTTGCTTGACGCGCATCACCCCGAGCACTTGTCCGTCATCAAAAAAGAAGTGTTTGAGACGAACATTCGTCTTGACCAAACAAGGCCCGACGTGAAAATCAAGAAGAAGACAAGAGGAGGTATTAGCATTGGTACGACAGTGAAGCTTTCGCGAATTGACCCTGATACTATTGAGGCAATCTTGAAGGAGTTTCGCATAAACAACGCTGATGTCGTCATCCGTGAAGACATTGATGCTGATCAACTCATCGACGTCATTGAGGGAAACAGAGTGTACATGCCAAGTTTGGTCGTGCTCAACAAAATTGATGAGCTCTCGAAAAAAGAGTTGGAAGCGGTGAAGAGGAAAGTGCATCCCGATATTTGCATTTCAGCAAAGAACAATGAACATGTTGAAGAGTTGAAAGCGTTGATTTTTGAAAAGCTCGGACTTATCAGCGTGTTTTTGAAAGAACCTGGAAAAGCGGCGGACATGGAGGAGCCATTGATCATGTTCCGCGGCGCGAGTGTTCGCGACGTGTGTGAAAAGCTTCATAAAGACTTTGTGAAGAATTTCAAATTCGCGAGAGTGTGGGGGCGCTCTGCCAAGTTCGGCGGGCAAAAAGTGATGCTGGGCCACTGCTTAGAGAATGGAGATGTTTTGGAGTTGCACATTCGCTGA